TGTTAACAGCAGGGGCAAGTATGCTTCCTTCAATGTTTCCTTGCTAATTCTACCAGCATGTGCCGAACAATTGATGGCTGCGATGACTTTTCCATCAGTGTTTTTAATAGGGACTGCAATGGAACGGAGTCCTTCTTCAAGCTGCTGTTCTACTAATGCCCATCCTCTTTCACGAACATGATTGAGATTCTCTATTAATTCTTCTTGGGTCGTTATCGTATTATCGGTATATTTATCAAAAGTGGCATTATCTAAAAACTGGTTAAAACCATCTTGTGACAGATGGGCTAATAAGACATGTCCCATAGATGTGGCGTAAGCAGGCAAGCGAGATCCGACATTTAAATTGATTGTCATGATTCTTTTCGTTGGAACACGCGCAACATAAATAATATCCGTACCATCCAAAACTGCAATTGAACTTGACTCGCCTGTCTCAACAACAAAGTCCCTCATAAACGGATGAGCGATATTCCATATGTTTTGGGAGGAAAGATAAGCATAACCCAATGTTAATGTATGGGCTGTCAGTGAA
This window of the Tuberibacillus sp. Marseille-P3662 genome carries:
- a CDS encoding IclR family transcriptional regulator domain-containing protein; translated protein: MEGSNNFNKSQDYIQSLEKGLNVIQAFSEETQTLTISEAARVTGLSRPTARRILLTLEHLGFAKSMNGVYSLTAHTLTLGYAYLSSQNIWNIAHPFMRDFVVETGESSSIAVLDGTDIIYVARVPTKRIMTINLNVGSRLPAYATSMGHVLLAHLSQDGFNQFLDNATFDKYTDNTITTQEELIENLNHVRERGWALVEQQLEEGLRSIAVPIKNTDGKVIAAINCSAHAGRISKETLKEAYLPLLLTAADKISKGISSFSQY